A region of Chitinophaga horti DNA encodes the following proteins:
- the lysA gene encoding diaminopimelate decarboxylase translates to MPKTQSDVLSASTLVKVAEEFGTPVYIYHAEKIKTQYTKLKQAFAKSDTRFFYACKALTNINILRYMNSLGCGLDTVSIQEVELGLRAGFDPKNIIFTPNCVDLQEIIAAKELGVNINIDNISILEQFGNTFGGSYPICIRLNPHIMAGGNFKISTGHVDSKFGISIHQIRHIERIVKSTKLKVTGLHMHTGSEIKDVDVFLRGVEIMFEMTEHFPDLESIDLGSGFKVAYQPGDPETDIDLLGEKLTEAFNKFSAKYKRPLQLWFEPGKYLVSQCGYFVVKANVIKQTTATVFVGVNSGFNHLIRPMFYDSFHLIRNISNPQGTERIYTVVGNICETDTFGWDRKITEVREGDFLVFYNAGAYGFEMSSNFNSRLKPAEVMIKDGKPHLIRKRDTIDDLLKNQVEIAL, encoded by the coding sequence ATGCCAAAAACGCAAAGCGATGTTTTGTCTGCCAGCACCCTGGTGAAAGTGGCGGAAGAATTTGGTACCCCCGTGTACATCTATCATGCTGAGAAAATTAAAACCCAGTATACCAAGCTGAAACAGGCGTTCGCGAAGTCGGACACCCGCTTCTTCTATGCCTGTAAGGCACTTACCAACATCAACATCCTGCGCTATATGAACTCGCTGGGCTGCGGTCTGGACACAGTTTCTATCCAGGAAGTGGAATTGGGCCTGCGTGCGGGTTTTGATCCGAAGAATATCATTTTTACGCCTAACTGTGTGGACCTGCAGGAGATTATTGCAGCCAAGGAGCTGGGTGTAAACATCAATATCGATAATATTTCGATCCTGGAGCAATTCGGGAACACGTTCGGTGGCAGCTATCCAATCTGCATCCGCCTGAACCCGCACATCATGGCGGGCGGGAACTTCAAGATCTCTACCGGCCACGTGGACAGCAAATTCGGTATTTCCATTCACCAGATCCGCCACATCGAGCGCATCGTGAAATCGACCAAACTGAAAGTAACCGGTTTGCATATGCACACAGGTTCCGAGATCAAGGACGTGGATGTGTTTTTGCGTGGTGTGGAGATCATGTTTGAAATGACCGAACATTTTCCGGACCTGGAAAGCATTGACCTGGGCAGCGGCTTTAAAGTAGCTTACCAGCCTGGTGATCCTGAAACAGACATCGACTTGCTGGGCGAAAAACTCACTGAGGCGTTCAATAAATTTTCTGCGAAATACAAACGTCCGCTGCAATTGTGGTTCGAACCAGGAAAGTACCTGGTAAGCCAGTGCGGTTACTTTGTAGTGAAAGCTAACGTGATCAAACAAACGACGGCAACTGTATTTGTTGGGGTGAACTCCGGTTTTAACCACCTGATACGCCCGATGTTTTACGATAGCTTCCACCTGATCCGCAACATTTCCAACCCGCAGGGTACCGAACGCATTTATACCGTAGTGGGGAATATTTGCGAAACCGACACCTTCGGCTGGGATCGTAAGATTACCGAAGTGCGCGAAGGCGATTTCCTGGTGTTCTATAACGCCGGCGCCTATGGATTTGAAATGTCATCTAACTTCAACTCCCGCCTGAAACCGGCGGAAGTGATGATCAAAGATGGCAAACCGCACCTGATCCGCAAACGCGATACGATCGACGACCTGCTGAAAAACCAGGTAGAAATCGCTTTGTAA
- a CDS encoding DUF3267 domain-containing protein, translated as MGTPERVHEELRSQGYALADSFSFREMLQPVREGFGANNAFVRAFKLITILFFLITTASVARCLVLKQLSFWAAVGYVVLGVLLTAVLIPLHEWIHGLAFKYYGAKDVRYGVIWRYLVFYAVAHLQVLGARQYYRIGLAPFVAISLTGLMVIPWCAPAWQLALMGTLCFHTLCCVGDFGLCAYFLKHVDSEPLTFDDAVAGRSYIYLKKSAES; from the coding sequence ATGGGCACACCGGAGCGGGTACACGAAGAACTGAGATCGCAGGGATATGCACTGGCAGACAGCTTTAGTTTTCGTGAGATGTTACAGCCGGTACGGGAAGGCTTTGGAGCGAACAATGCGTTCGTTCGTGCATTCAAGCTGATCACAATTTTATTCTTTTTGATAACAACTGCTTCAGTCGCCAGGTGCCTGGTACTGAAGCAGTTGTCGTTTTGGGCGGCAGTGGGTTACGTTGTCCTGGGCGTGTTACTCACTGCCGTACTTATTCCCTTACACGAATGGATACACGGGCTGGCGTTTAAGTATTATGGTGCAAAGGATGTGCGCTATGGCGTCATCTGGCGCTACCTCGTTTTTTACGCCGTTGCTCATCTACAGGTACTGGGGGCGCGGCAATATTACCGGATCGGACTGGCACCTTTCGTCGCAATTTCTTTAACCGGGTTGATGGTGATCCCCTGGTGTGCGCCTGCCTGGCAGTTGGCACTCATGGGAACTTTATGTTTTCATACTCTGTGTTGTGTAGGCGACTTCGGGTTATGTGCTTACTTCCTCAAACATGTTGATAGCGAGCCGCTTACGTTCGATGATGCCGTTGCGGGCAGGAGTTATATCTATTTGAAAAAAAGCGCGGAATCGTAA